The genome window TTTGACGCAACAATTACTTATTGTTACAGGTTTTGCCAGGAATTCTTTACATTTTCAGGTTTTACAATCACTGAAGAAATTGCTGGAATCTTTAGCTCATAATGCTTTGATTGGTTTACACCAACATTTTGATCCATTATCTAGGATTGAAAAACAGGAGGCTATCCCCGTAGAATGTCTGTGGTATTACAATTAGCGTCTCAGTTCAGTTTTCTGAGTCAGGTTTTCTGAGTTAGATTTTTATAGTGCATATAGTTGATCAGCGTTTGATCAGAATTGGATCTCTCACCGTTGGAGTTCAATTCTGTTGAGGTTGTCTATTGAGGTTTTGAGTTCATAATCCGATGATGATTTCCGGTTCTAATAAGGTGTTCCTGAAATGTTCCGATGGATGACCTTGGTATAACAGGAGATCCCCCTATGGTATGGCTACGTCCCCATTGTTTAATCGATCGTTGTTTAGTCGATCGTTGCCGTAACTTGATCCAGCAAAGCAGCCCGAAATCCCTGGGGCAAGTCCTGGGAATGGGACTGGCTGGTGTGTTGGTGGGCAGCGGTCTAATCGCCTCGCTTGCAGAAGCCAAAACCCGCACATCGGTCTTTCGTCATCGATCGTCCCGTTCTGTCGCTTCCAAACCTGCGCCCACTACAGGTAAATTGCAAGGAGGAAAATTACAAGCCAACGTTAAATTACCAACCAAGGCACAGACTAAATCCCAAACTAAATCGCAGCGATCGCCGCAGGTCAAGGCCCAAAAGTTGATGCCAGTCAGAGCCGGTCAACCCCCGATCGCGAAACTTCAGCAAACCCAGACCCAGACCCTCGCAGCCAGTCCTGTCCCAGCCCGCCCATCGGTCAAAACCATTTCCCAGGCTGCTTTACCCATTGCTGCATCCAAAGTGCAAGCCCGTAGTTCGATCGGGACTTTAGCGACCCGCAGCTATCCCCAGGATTGGTGTTTGGTCACGGCGGGGGAAACAACCCTTTTCCGGGATTCGCAGGATCAGTTTGATATTTTCTGCGGGGGCGACCAGCCAACTTTAGCGGTTTCCCAAACCGCCGTCCAAGATTTTTTTCCAGCCTCCAAAAAATCCTCCACGTCCCTGCGCATTTTGCCCATGGGTTCCTGTGATTCCCAACGCAGTGATGTGTTTAAATCCGCCAACCAGACCACCTTTGCTGGAGATCCCAAACGTTACGGTGTGGACATTGTTTGTATGAGTACCCGTTGAGACGACTGGCAGGAGACGGGCTGGGTTCTCGGGCTGGGGCAGTGCAAAACCATGGCACACTCTAGAAGACCTAGATTGTGGCTGAGTCATTACTGTGAGTGTTCCAACGATTTTGGTGCCCCGAGGGGCGGAGTATCAAGCGGTTTGCCGAGGGTTACAATCCCAGGGGCCCCTAGACCGATCGCCCCAGACAGTTTCTCCAGACTTGCCGCAGGTGTTAGCAATCCCCGCCGGGTTGTCTCCGGTGAAGCGTTGGTTGGAGGAATTTGCGGCCAATACCTCTCCTTTGCCATCAGCAATTTTGGTCATGGGGGTATGTGGAGCCCTGCGAGATCGAGGGAATCAAGACACGATCGGATCCGCTGTAGTTTACCAGTCCTGCCTGGATCCTACAGGTCAGTCTTGGCATTGTGCCAATCTAACTCAAATCGGCATTGCTTCAGCCATCGTTAACCCACTCGCCCTGCCCGCCAGCACAGGCATCACCTGCGATCGCGTGATTCACCTCGCCCAGGAAAAACAACAG of Alkalinema sp. FACHB-956 contains these proteins:
- a CDS encoding phosphorylase, with product MSVPTILVPRGAEYQAVCRGLQSQGPLDRSPQTVSPDLPQVLAIPAGLSPVKRWLEEFAANTSPLPSAILVMGVCGALRDRGNQDTIGSAVVYQSCLDPTGQSWHCANLTQIGIASAIVNPLALPASTGITCDRVIHLAQEKQQLAQQLQADVVDMENTAILEFFSQHNIPVAIVRVISDDAHHDLPDLSQGFDENGQLRPITLALAMLRRPIAAVRLIRGSLTALKILERLSGELIQSPCSSQD